CtatcagtaaaatttaaagagcCATTTTACTTGCATTCAATTACTTTTACCTCAAtcgattttatttgtttttaattgttttaaataataatgaaagtatgaagttttaatttttttaaataacttttgaagccGCGGTATTAATACTgacacaaatttaaattacccgtcaattgattttttattatttattaactgcgataattaattaaattaataattttaaaaaaatttcccaataacttattttgaatgagtatgtaattaaataaattatcaaaagtttAATATCGATTGTCagagataaatttaatcaaagaaGATAACTatctgttaataataaatgttcgATTAGGTGGTACGAGATCCATTGTTCGAATTAACCATCACCCTGTGTATCGTATTGAACACCGGATTTCTCGCTATGGAGCATCACGGCATGAGCGAAAATGTACGACAAGCTCTTAACATTGGCAACAAAGTCTTCACAAGTATTTTCACGTTCGAGTGCTTCCTTAAGTTGCTCGCACTGAGCAAAGATTTTTTCAACAATGGCTGGAACAACTTCGATCTTATAATCGTGTCCGCGTCGCTCATTGATTTAACATTTGAATTAGTCGACGGTCTATCAGTATTACGTGGTCTGAGGTTGTTACGAGTGTTGAAGCTGGCGCAGTCATGGACGACAATGAAAGTTCTTCTGAGCATAATAATATCTAGTATTGAAGCGCTGGGTAACTTGACTCTGGTGTTGGTAATTGTCATCTACATATTCGCCGTTATCGGAATGCAATTGTTCAGCAAAGATTACACACCCGAAAAGTTTTACCCAGACCCAGTTCCACGGTGGAACTTCAACGATTTCTTTCATTCCTTTATGATGATATTTCGGATACTCTGCGGTGAATGGATCGAGCCACTGTGGGACTGCATGCGCGCTGAAAAAGATGAGGGACCGGAAACGTGCTTTGCAATATTTCTTCCAGCATTAGTTATGGGTAATTTCATGGTTCTCAATCTCTTCTTGGCCTTGTTGCTCAACAGTTTCAATTCCGAAGAATTGAAGCAGAAAAAGCAAGAAGTTGGTGAGGATTCAAAGCTGGCGAGGTCATTTGACCGGATTAGGTCAATTGTTCGTAAAAAACGCTACCGAAAAGAGCGAACGGAGAACGAAAAAAACACACGATTGGAGCAAATAGTACGGGAAGTCATGGACAAGTCGGACAAAGAAAAATACGCAATACAGGAAACCGTTTTGAGCCTTCCTAAAGACAATATTTACAATAGATCGTATCAAGAAAGTCTGAATCAGCCGGTGTTCACTTACGAGCCGATTTATCATCGGCAAGCGACTGTGACTACGTACAGCCACAGCAGCCAGGAGACGATAAAACCTGCGGGTAAGTTGGACGAGGGTAAGGGTGACAGCAATGAGACGAATGCTGAAGAAAGCATCGAGATGGAAGTACTCAAAGAATCGACGGGGAAAATTATCGATGATGAAGAACACTCGGCGATGCTGCCACAACAGGAAAAAGAGAAACAGACGAGCAATAATGAGGCCATGATGCTGATGTCCTCGGTGACAATGATGACGACAATGAGGCAAGACGAATTGCAGCAGCAAGCAGCGGCCAAGGGACAGAAAAGACCTTGGCACGCGCTCGTTAGCTACGTCGACGAGCTCACTGTCGGTGGAAGACGCGATAGCAAGGGACGTTACGTTGACGGCATGGGCTCCTTTCCAGGATTTGGTAGAAATAAACCACATAAAGTGCCACAGGATTGCTTTCCTCAGCATTGTTATCAAAAGTAAGTCATCGCgggtttgttttttattttttataaattttattgatgaccAAGATTCTGATATTCATTTCATTGGctggaaattttttgagatctttcttcaattttttgtcgTGTGACAAAAGGTCAAGATGACccatttaagatttttttcaaattttcaacttcCAAATCAATTACAGCAACaatcaaaattgaaaatcttAATTGGAGTATAATTATAAGCAATAagagtataattttaaacttttgaaattttcataatgaaagtaaaagctctaattatagataatataaaaaatagtttaatttattggcCATATTTAATAGCATtgatagataaatttattggattCTCTGACTGGATGCCTCAGCCAATTAAATCAGCCGTTTCCACTATAAATTCATAACAccgcaataaatataaagcttTTTAAATCATCACTCTCATGTACCAATTATTGGCATGTCACCCGCCGTCCTTTCCAAgccatacacaatataaattcttttaatattCCAATTTCttgcttaaaaatatttaaaacacccgcgaaatttaaatttaaaacccattaaaattatcattcgGAAACAAAATTTGACTTCTACCTCTTGAATTCTGTCTTACTCAGGTCTTAAAAATcaagtctttaaaaaaatgattaataaataattgtatttaataGATGTAGTTGCATTAATCAATGTATGGCTACGGATTTGGGTCACAAATGGACTAATTTACGCACATTCGTGTTGTCGTTTGTCGACACCCCGGCATTCGAATGGATGATACTGGCATTTATATTTGCCTCGTCTGTCACCCTTTGTTTTGAGGACATTTATCTTGACGACAATCAATTCCTCAAGCGCATTCTCTACTGGACAAACCTGGTCTTCTGTTTGCTATTCAGCATCGAAATGTTACTCAAGTGGCTTGCGCTCGGATTCTGTAAATACTTTACGAGTTTCTGGACAATCTtggattttattattgttttcgtAAGTAATTTCCCTACGTGCCTCACTATTAATCACATTactattaatagtaataataatgatcgttattatcactattatcatcataataacaatacaTGTGTGTATTAATATCGTTACACTGttgttctttattttattttattttgtacttcATGTCTCTATAACACGCTACAAACTAACGGCTATTGTGTTATTGTCGCATGAgatgacaaattattattagttcaACGgtcttaagaaaataatttaacgttAAAAGCAAAAGAATATCTTTAAAAACAAGTGTTTAACTAAAGATATAGCAGAATGTAAGTGTCTTTTTtatggaaagaaaaaaattacgtgtaaaaaaaaattcctcttgaatgtttatatttttttatttctatatgtATTActctatatatgttttatgTGTCGCTTCATGGACCCAGGTACGTTAATTATCTCAGTCAGTCCTGATCCTTTTTAAAtccttttaattattaaaggaACTGCtggcttttaaaaaatttttgacatttagtttttttttttatgtttggAAATAATtcgtatgaatttttttttaattaattcattttttctttcaggtttttgtttaaaattgaaaaattacttggcggtaatttttttgaaattcaaatctcgactaaaaaaatttctaattttttgacataaatggaattattttaaatagaaattaaaatttgaatttcattcggtaaaaaaattatcggaattttttttatcctatattttattttttaaaaaagtttaaataaaatttattttttgtatttttctttaatttcattttgctcagataaaaataaaaatattttttggtttaaaaaaattaaaaaaactcatatTTTTGTTAGAAATGGAATTTCtaataagaatatataaaaaaaaatttaaaaggtaGCAGTTTCCTTAAAGAATGAATCCCTTGcccataaaaaataaccatCTAGTAGATTTGATCGTGTGTTGTACgatgatttgaaattaaaaattttaagtcagacgataaaatttttaattttttgtcatctgttaacaaaaaatatatttgtgctAAAAACATTCTTATCTTCACAGCAACACAATTGTATGGATAGATCAGTGTATTGCATGTtatctgttgaaaaaaatatttatacatatacatatatagtatagacatatatgtagatgtataaatatgaaataaaaaaagctctGACATATTTGTTCATAagagctttaaaaaaaaaatataaataggtaaacaaatcaataaaattaagtgattTGCTCAACAGGTTTCCATGTTTAGTCTTTTGatagaagaaaatgaaaaccTCAAAGTACTGAGGTCGTTGAGAACACTCAGGGCATTGAGGCCACTCAGGGCAATCTCAAGATGGCAAGGCATGAGGGTAAGATCTATTGAAAACGTCTTCTCTTAATTAGTTTTCTATCGACaaataatataagttttttcttctcacttcaaaattatttatgtgctaaaatattttactactaCAGTAAATTTTCGGGCAATAATTACTAGCAGGTACTTGGTTACCGacttaaacttttttccaattacttaatttattcaaaacatGAATTGCTAATGACCATTTAGTTGATTTAAAAGATTCTTTTTTTCCCGCGCTCTGAAATAAATTGGAGTAAACGTTTCCGGTGGATTTACATTAAACTCACAGCAATTATTTGTCATATTAATTGtgtagttaaataaattttagtagaaGGCTTCCATAAATTGGGtcagataattaatttgaaaaataaataaatattttttttaaattctcgaAATAATATCCGGTTTATTTCTCCAAATGTCACcgcagaaatatttttaaaaattaataatattaattacagatTGTAGTGAACGCGTTGATGTACGCAATACCTAGTATTTTCAACGTGCTCCTCGTCTGTCTCGTGTTTTGgctaatattttctataatgGGAGTTCAATTTTTCGGTGGAAAGTTCTTCAAATGTCTAGACGAGTATGGTGAACTGCTAGACATTTCGGTGAGTAAAAAGCAATAGACATAACACTTGAcatccattattattttattgcccTCAAAGAAATTAGCTGCAGATAAACTGACAATAGTTCTGTATATTCTAACATTCCtctttggaattttttattttatgttttccgATTCCCTGTCTCTGTTGATATAGATAGTGAACACGAAGAACGATTGCCTGAGTGGAAATTACACTTGGGAGAACAGCAAGATAACTTTCGATCACGTTGGTATCGCTTATCTGGCGTTGTTCCAAGTCGCGACCTTTGAGGGCTGGATGGAAGTTATGGAGGACGCTGTTGATGCGCGGGGCGTCGACCTTCAACCTCAAAGGGAAGCTAATCTATGGGCTTACATCTACTTTGTTATATTCATCGTATGCGGTTCATTCTTTACTCTCAATCTATTCATCGGAGttatcattgataattttaatatgctTAAAAAAAAGGTAAGTCTGCTAACACTTAAAATATAAGAGAGACCGGGGCAATCCTCCTATTTTTAACctgctgtaaaaaattattcaattaatgcGAGTAAAGTTtgacgtttatttttttttctaaacatgACGTTCATTTGCacagtgaaaaatatttaacaatttgttttattacgaaaatgtaaaaataaaaataaaaatcaaatctGGACCCGAAATTGGACGGTAATTTTTAGTACGAAAATAATCGcgctatttttgaaaatttttaaaataaataaattttacaaaaagttaaaaataaatacgtaGTACAAGACGTTATATGACTCTGTAGCAAATATGACCCCGAATTACCCTataactgtaaaaatttattatattgtaacATTATTTTGTAATCTTTATGTTTATAGTACGAAGGTGGCGTGCTAGAAATGTTTCTGACCGAAAGTCAGAAGCACTACTACACAGCCATGAAAAAACTAGGTCGTAAAAAGCctcaaaaagtaataaaacgTCCGATGAATCAATTCCTCGCCATGTTCTACGACTTGTCCAACTCCAGgaggtaataaaatttaaagatagttgattacttaatatatatacacatactattttttatacagcTGTCGTAGTAAAATTAACGgctgaataatttgaatacataTTGAAtgctaaaatgtaaaaaaaaaaaaaaaaaaaaaaaaaaaaaaaaaaaaaaacgtttattgTGCACAGGTTTGAAATAGCAATATtcgtattgatatttttaaatatgctgACAATGGGTATTGAGCATTACAACCAACCGCAtccgatattttttattttggaagTGTCGAATGCATTTTTTACAACGGTCTTCGGATTGGAGGcgattgttaaaataataggTCTACGCTATCACTATTTCACGGTGCCGTGGAACCTGTTCGACTTCATCCTGGTGCTGGCGTCGATACTCGGAATCCTCATGGAGGACATAATGATAGACTTTCCCGTGTCACCGACGCTCTTGCGGGTCGTGAGGGTGTTCAGAATCGGCAGGATACTGCGGCTTATCAAGGCTGCCAAGGGTATTCGGAAACTGCTGTTTGCGCTGGTTGTCAGTTTACCGGCGCTGTTTAACATCGGTGCTTTGCTCGCGCTCATTACATTTATCTATGCAATTATCGGCATGTCGGTCTTCGGACATGTACGCAAGCAGGGTGCTCTCGATGACATggtttgtgttaaaaatttattttatcaattactatTAACTACATTGCGCATCTCAAAAGCTTCACatcagcaattttttttatttatttttttaattgtgctTGATTGTGGAAgtgcgattttttaaatttttgcaaaaaaattatcagagaaaattgaaaattaatttattgggaAATTTActtggtaatttaaattttaaaaaatttcgaatagaatcaaaaataaattcaactttcCTTCGAgtcctcaatttttttttttttttttttaattatactttgacaactttataaaagtttatcttTAAGCTTCAAAtcctttttatttcaaatttttacttcacatcaaacgtcaaaataaaaatggattGTTAAAAGTTGTCAcaactgttaaaaaaaaaagttacacaGAGCTCAACAAGCTCTTGTTCTAAAACAGAAACCAGCCTTCAAACTCTCGATTattgaaaactaaaattttttccaaaaacgACCCAAgacaaaaattacaagaaaaattttcccaataaatatgagtaattaaatttcagcttcataattttaaaaatttgtttccgtGACAAAAATTCGcggtaatttaataaaaataattaaccagCAATGTCTGGTTAAAGAGTAATCTggagctgataaaaaaaatgaattaaattcatCATGTGTTCAGATTTAATTGCGTTTTCATATACGAGCATGCGAACAAAGTTTGGCTTTAGagacattaattaatatgaaattaagtttttaaactCAACATGTTTGACACATTAAACGCagtttaaattgaattaatctatattttgaattatccgGTTCGCAAGAGCTTACTCtacgtcatatatattttgttattgcATTATACGAACTGTAGTCTACTTAATCCGAATGCATCGCGGCAAACTTTGAATCAGTGTAAAGTCTGGCTTGGAGATGCGCAATAGAATATTgcaatagaaaataaaatatatataaaatatgaaaaggTGAACTTCGAGACCTTTGGTCGGAGCATGCAGCTGTTGTTTCGCTTGATGACGTCGGCAGGATGGAATGACGTCCTGGAGTCTCTTATGGTTCAACCGCCGGACTGCGATCCCACCCCCACCAGCCGGCAGTTGAACGGAGACTGCGGGTCACCCCTCCTAGCCATTACGTACTTCACGtccttcatcatcatcagctaCATGATAGTGATCAACATGTACATCGCAATTATCCTGGAAAACTTTAACCAGGCGCACCAAGAAGAAGAGATCGGCATTGTCGAGGATGATCTCGAAATGTTTTACATCAGATGGtcaaagtaaattatatttattatttaattggttaattaattaattgatttattaattaatgtgttATTGAATAGATATGATCCTCATGCAACCCAATTCATACGTTTCTCACAACTGAGTGACTTCATAGCGAGCTTAGACCCTCCGTTAGGAATTTCAAAGCCCAATGTCGTGGCATTGGTGAGCTTTAATCTTCCTATCGccaaaggaaataaaatacattgtcTGGACATCCTACACGCACTTGTCAAGCACGTCCTTGGACACGTCGAGGAGTCGGAAGATTTCAGAAAACTCCAGGAGCAAATGGAcgttaagtttaaaaaacaattcccGACGAGGAAGGAACTGGAAATTGTCTCATCCACGAGGATCTGGAAGAGACAAGACAAAGCTGCCAGACTTATTCAACGCACCTTCCGCGATTATATTacgtaatcattttttttattagagtaTTCATTCGCTTTACCTGCAACAGTCACATTTAGGGCACTAATCATGTTggcatatttaattttttaataaaaaatatctgtaactttattaattttgaatatttttcaataaatcttacggctaaattttttataaatatctctataaatattgagatattgaaaaaattataagaaaccttttttgtagcgctttaaatttcctacaaaaaatgtatcttataattttttccaaaactcCATAGTTACCGAGATATTCGAAGTTGAAAATTGCCGTCTTCTAGAGCCCATGTGACTATCGGGTCAAGTgaacaatttaattagtaattgagTAATAATTTGATTGACTTTATGTAGAATGAAAAGAGAACGTGAAAGAATAGCACATGAGGTAGATTCTCAAACACAAACGTCGAGTCCGGGTGGCATGGGAAGCGAAGGCAGAGGCGGTGGGTGGGGTGGTAAGTTATCGGCCCTTCTCCACGTTCATCGCGGAAGTAGGGCCAGTAGCCGCAAGTCCTCCAGGGCCAGCGACGCCAGCGACCTTAGCGAGCTAGGGACAGCATCGGCTTGGTTATTCCCAAATTTACCGCTGCTGCTTCTCTCCGGCGCCACCGGGACCCATGAGGACCTGCAACCACCCTCCTTAACCGTGTCCCGTCCCTCGCCCACCATGGAACAGCCCTCGGCTACCTCTAGCTCCGGCTCGGACTCTCACGTCACTGTCAGGTAACTTATCCATTTATTATActctgatttttttatcacctcAAGACATAGTATcgcacattttttttatcactttcataataatttttatttatttatttatttattgaaattttttctttgcaaTTTAAACCTCCGAAGGCAGTTGATGCTATAGGTAaacaagtataaaaaaaaacgaaatacTGTTGACGGCTGTCGTTTATTCTTCACTCGATAACGATAGATAAGATCAAGTTTTATGTAGAAACTTTTTAGCGCGGCTAGAATTTACTTCACCAAGGGGACCGCTGgctttcaaattattttactttttttctattaaaaattttactgtgtacgaaaatatgtaaattatttttttccgcggtataaatatttaattaaattagcaaaaaaaaaaaaattttcaaagcgCAAAGCGGAAGTCTCAGTATTTTAGTTTGCGAGAGAAGTTAACCGGAggttaacaaaatatttaatttcctaaacTCAAATGCTGAATACTAAAAtagttatgaaattaaaactatttatcGCCTGGAAATGTACCGccacataaattattatttaattaaaattaattgtcatcaAAAGCCTTGttacatataattaacaaataaaatttaaataataatgtaaagaGTTTAAAAGCCAGCGGTctccttaaaaataataaataataaatttctc
Above is a window of Microplitis demolitor isolate Queensland-Clemson2020A chromosome 1, iyMicDemo2.1a, whole genome shotgun sequence DNA encoding:
- the LOC103569606 gene encoding sodium channel protein 60E isoform X1, giving the protein MVMLTIVLNCVFLGMTEPIEEAEYIFLAIYTLEMVIKSIAKGFILNKYTYLRNPWNWLDFVVITSGYATIGMEVGNLAGLRTFRVLRALKTVSIMPGLKTIINALLHSFKQLAEVMTLTIFCLMVFALFALQVYMGELRNKCVRHQQPNDTQVAWNEWTWNSSNWAFDEDEKPIICGNVTGARHCNENFTCLCVGPNPNHGYTNFDSFLWSMLTTFQLITLDYWEDVYNKVLSACGPISVTFFTVVVFFGSFYLINLMLAVVALSYEEEAEITNEERKKDLTDHREDSTFSFDPTKINIKTLTKEKQKKIDARKGVLLSSYTRKKTRRRKRGRSSAGQEKNGGARSRSATPSPSPSPRHSNVRPSNLPLQVAPPRPPDPIHRLAPHRGMLHSRQASNNSNQQSSLDDSGVVDDHDGDDVTSAEEHERREHHHREHKHREHRLERQERMQMVTTTTGERTLLPIAPVTVSVRSRSREIRVLKCNGVKTKKQMYTLPPEYLSHIVVIDDLPDRNCDKCIQCCVDYEGWLRFQNCLYKVVRDPLFELTITLCIVLNTGFLAMEHHGMSENVRQALNIGNKVFTSIFTFECFLKLLALSKDFFNNGWNNFDLIIVSASLIDLTFELVDGLSVLRGLRLLRVLKLAQSWTTMKVLLSIIISSIEALGNLTLVLVIVIYIFAVIGMQLFSKDYTPEKFYPDPVPRWNFNDFFHSFMMIFRILCGEWIEPLWDCMRAEKDEGPETCFAIFLPALVMGNFMVLNLFLALLLNSFNSEELKQKKQEVGEDSKLARSFDRIRSIVRKKRYRKERTENEKNTRLEQIVREVMDKSDKEKYAIQETVLSLPKDNIYNRSYQESLNQPVFTYEPIYHRQATVTTYSHSSQETIKPAGKLDEGKGDSNETNAEESIEMEVLKESTGKIIDDEEHSAMLPQQEKEKQTSNNEKRPWHALVSYVDELTVGGRRDSKGRYVDGMGSFPGFGRNKPHKVPQDCFPQHCYQKCSCINQCMATDLGHKWTNLRTFVLSFVDTPAFEWMILAFIFASSVTLCFEDIYLDDNQFLKRILYWTNLVFCLLFSIEMLLKWLALGFCKYFTSFWTILDFIIVFVSMFSLLIEENENLKVLRSLRTLRALRPLRAISRWQGMRIVVNALMYAIPSIFNVLLVCLVFWLIFSIMGVQFFGGKFFKCLDEYGELLDISIVNTKNDCLSGNYTWENSKITFDHVGIAYLALFQVATFEGWMEVMEDAVDARGVDLQPQREANLWAYIYFVIFIVCGSFFTLNLFIGVIIDNFNMLKKKYEGGVLEMFLTESQKHYYTAMKKLGRKKPQKVIKRPMNQFLAMFYDLSNSRRFEIAIFVLIFLNMLTMGIEHYNQPHPIFFILEVSNAFFTTVFGLEAIVKIIGLRYHYFTVPWNLFDFILVLASILGILMEDIMIDFPVSPTLLRVVRVFRIGRILRLIKAAKGIRKLLFALVVSLPALFNIGALLALITFIYAIIGMSVFGHVRKQGALDDMVNFETFGRSMQLLFRLMTSAGWNDVLESLMVQPPDCDPTPTSRQLNGDCGSPLLAITYFTSFIIISYMIVINMYIAIILENFNQAHQEEEIGIVEDDLEMFYIRWSKYDPHATQFIRFSQLSDFIASLDPPLGISKPNVVALVSFNLPIAKGNKIHCLDILHALVKHVLGHVEESEDFRKLQEQMDVKFKKQFPTRKELEIVSSTRIWKRQDKAARLIQRTFRDYITMKRERERIAHEVDSQTQTSSPGGMGSEGRGGGWGGKLSALLHVHRGSRASSRKSSRASDASDLSELGTASAWLFPNLPLLLLSGATGTHEDLQPPSLTVSRPSPTMEQPSATSSSGSDSHVTVRSSGATLGRQDAVESYPDEDVLSPPTSKRSSIRPSGTALSLNILQRDIKEAITRRCGSLRGKKSVPVPEPAPLRIPDASDVSILVTEPSPETNIPPVRPPLLRQQSEATVVHVLVHRESEEYQDAHDNS
- the LOC103569606 gene encoding sodium channel protein 60E isoform X2; amino-acid sequence: MVMLTIVLNCVFLGMTEPIEEAEYIFLAIYTLEMVIKSIAKGFILNKYTYLRNPWNWLDFVVITSGYATIGMEVGNLAGLRTFRVLRALKTVSIMPGLKTIINALLHSFKQLAEVMTLTIFCLMVFALFALQVYMGELRNKCVRHQQPNDTQVAWNEWTWNSSNWAFDEDEKPIICGNVTGARHCNENFTCLCVGPNPNHGYTNFDSFLWSMLTTFQLITLDYWEDVYNKVLSACGPISVTFFTVVVFFGSFYLINLMLAVVALSYEEEAEITNEERKKDLTDHREDSTFSFDPTKINIKTLTKEKQKKIDARKGVLLSSYTRKKTRRRKRGRSSAGQEKNGGARSRSATPSPSPSPRHSNVRPSNLPLQVAPPRPPDPIHRLAPHRGMLHSRQASNNSNQQSSLDDSGVVDDHDGDDVTSAEEHERREHHHREHKHREHRLERQERMQMVTTTTGERTLLPIAPVTVSVRSRSREIRVLKCNGVKTKKQMYTLPPEYLSHIVVIDDLPDRNCDKCIQCCVDYEGWLRFQNCLYKVVRDPLFELTITLCIVLNTGFLAMEHHGMSENVRQALNIGNKVFTSIFTFECFLKLLALSKDFFNNGWNNFDLIIVSASLIDLTFELVDGLSVLRGLRLLRVLKLAQSWTTMKVLLSIIISSIEALGNLTLVLVIVIYIFAVIGMQLFSKDYTPEKFYPDPVPRWNFNDFFHSFMMIFRILCGEWIEPLWDCMRAEKDEGPETCFAIFLPALVMGNFMVLNLFLALLLNSFNSEELKQKKQEVGEDSKLARSFDRIRSIVRKKRYRKERTENEKNTRLEQIVREVMDKSDKEKYAIQETVLSLPKDNIYNRSYQESLNQPVFTYEPIYHRQATVTTYSHSSQETIKPAGKLDEGKGDSNETNAEESIEMEVLKESTGKIIDDEEHSAMLPQQEKEKQTTAKGQKRPWHALVSYVDELTVGGRRDSKGRYVDGMGSFPGFGRNKPHKVPQDCFPQHCYQKCSCINQCMATDLGHKWTNLRTFVLSFVDTPAFEWMILAFIFASSVTLCFEDIYLDDNQFLKRILYWTNLVFCLLFSIEMLLKWLALGFCKYFTSFWTILDFIIVFVSMFSLLIEENENLKVLRSLRTLRALRPLRAISRWQGMRIVVNALMYAIPSIFNVLLVCLVFWLIFSIMGVQFFGGKFFKCLDEYGELLDISIVNTKNDCLSGNYTWENSKITFDHVGIAYLALFQVATFEGWMEVMEDAVDARGVDLQPQREANLWAYIYFVIFIVCGSFFTLNLFIGVIIDNFNMLKKKYEGGVLEMFLTESQKHYYTAMKKLGRKKPQKVIKRPMNQFLAMFYDLSNSRRFEIAIFVLIFLNMLTMGIEHYNQPHPIFFILEVSNAFFTTVFGLEAIVKIIGLRYHYFTVPWNLFDFILVLASILGILMEDIMIDFPVSPTLLRVVRVFRIGRILRLIKAAKGIRKLLFALVVSLPALFNIGALLALITFIYAIIGMSVFGHVRKQGALDDMVNFETFGRSMQLLFRLMTSAGWNDVLESLMVQPPDCDPTPTSRQLNGDCGSPLLAITYFTSFIIISYMIVINMYIAIILENFNQAHQEEEIGIVEDDLEMFYIRWSKYDPHATQFIRFSQLSDFIASLDPPLGISKPNVVALVSFNLPIAKGNKIHCLDILHALVKHVLGHVEESEDFRKLQEQMDVKFKKQFPTRKELEIVSSTRIWKRQDKAARLIQRTFRDYITMKRERERIAHEVDSQTQTSSPGGMGSEGRGGGWGGKLSALLHVHRGSRASSRKSSRASDASDLSELGTASAWLFPNLPLLLLSGATGTHEDLQPPSLTVSRPSPTMEQPSATSSSGSDSHVTVRSSGATLGRQDAVESYPDEDVLSPPTSKRSSIRPSGTALSLNILQRDIKEAITRRCGSLRGKKSVPVPEPAPLRIPDASDVSILVTEPSPETNIPPVRPPLLRQQSEATVVHVLVHRESEEYQDAHDNS